In a single window of the Streptomyces sp. NBC_01298 genome:
- a CDS encoding radical SAM protein, with product MTIALEAPPTSITLRFLALEITGRCQLTCPALCYAGSGPTRDHGSMTEEDWNRTIDEAVALGVKDLQLIGGEPTLHPAFARMLQRAVDAGLRVRVYSNLLQIRGEHWRLFEHPSVRLATTYHSSLAAEHDAVTGRTGSHKATRANIAEAVRRGIRLKVAILDRGDLERAERARAEMQALGVHEVQVSQVRAVGNAAGTTIPSTASLCGRCGDQKAAVLPNGSVSVCEMGRFLTAGSVKNTSLASVLASDRWAEVTASIPRRAGAALCPPDCAPNDDSACGPDNSGPCGPADDS from the coding sequence ATGACGATCGCGCTGGAGGCCCCGCCCACTTCCATCACCCTGCGGTTCCTGGCGCTGGAGATCACCGGCCGCTGCCAACTCACCTGCCCTGCTCTCTGCTACGCGGGCTCGGGGCCGACCCGGGACCACGGCAGCATGACCGAGGAGGACTGGAACCGGACCATCGACGAAGCCGTCGCCCTCGGCGTCAAGGACCTCCAGCTCATCGGGGGCGAGCCGACCCTCCATCCGGCGTTCGCCCGGATGCTGCAGCGGGCCGTCGACGCAGGTCTTCGCGTCCGGGTCTACAGCAACCTGCTCCAGATCCGCGGTGAACACTGGCGGCTCTTCGAGCACCCCAGCGTGCGCCTGGCCACGACCTATCACAGCAGCCTCGCGGCCGAGCACGACGCGGTCACCGGCCGGACCGGTTCGCACAAGGCGACGCGCGCCAACATCGCCGAGGCCGTCAGGCGCGGCATCCGGCTGAAGGTCGCCATCCTCGACAGGGGTGACCTGGAACGCGCTGAGCGGGCCCGCGCCGAGATGCAGGCCCTCGGCGTCCACGAGGTACAGGTCAGCCAGGTGCGGGCTGTCGGCAACGCCGCGGGCACCACGATCCCCTCCACCGCGTCGCTGTGCGGGCGGTGCGGGGACCAGAAGGCGGCCGTCCTCCCGAACGGCAGCGTGTCGGTGTGCGAGATGGGCCGGTTCCTGACCGCGGGCAGCGTCAAGAACACGAGCCTGGCGTCGGTGCTGGCCAGCGACCGGTGGGCCGAGGTGACCGCGAGCATCCCGCGCCGCGCCGGGGCGGCCCTGTGCCCTCCTGACTGCGCGCCGAATGACGACAGCGCGTGCGGACCGGACAACTCCGGGCCGTGTGGCCCGGCCGACGATTCCTGA